One Vibrio sp. 16 genomic window carries:
- the rmuC gene encoding DNA recombination protein RmuC, translating to MQWILENQTLLMSSITSAVVGGFVVGWWVKQKMQFQQQLTEQQLESNQQLANSQIQQLQRELEQCQQELDELDSERDKAAYELKQAHGKLMAVMEKLRYFDAVKQERQQYADDLNIAREQKSQLDAQLREQQARHEQENKANQEKLQLLEQAEVRLKQQFEHLANQLFEEKTAKVDQQNRQSLEGLLSPLKEQLEGFKRQVNDSFTVEAKERHTLVHELKNLQRLNEQMTREAVNLTQALKGDNKQQGNWGEVVLARVLAESGLREGHEYQTQVSLQNEAGKRYQPDVIVHLPQDKQVVVDSKMALVAYERYFNAETDAQREKALSDHLLALRAHIKGLSNKDYHQLKGIQSLDYVLMFIPVEPAFQIAIQADPSLVKEAMEHNIILVSPTTLLVALRTIDNLWRNERQNQNAQVIAERASKLYDKLRLFVDDMESLGGALDRANQNYQGAMNKLATGRGNVIRQAESFKQLGVEVKKPISSALTQMAQYEGLTENRALNENDSIVQRHPDEDKVN from the coding sequence ATGCAATGGATTCTAGAGAATCAAACTTTATTGATGTCATCCATCACCAGTGCCGTTGTCGGTGGTTTTGTTGTCGGTTGGTGGGTAAAACAAAAAATGCAGTTTCAGCAACAACTCACTGAGCAGCAACTAGAATCCAATCAACAACTTGCCAACAGCCAGATCCAACAGTTGCAGCGAGAGCTCGAACAATGCCAGCAAGAATTGGACGAATTAGACAGCGAAAGAGACAAAGCCGCTTATGAGCTGAAACAAGCACACGGTAAGTTGATGGCGGTGATGGAAAAGTTGCGTTACTTTGATGCTGTGAAACAAGAACGTCAGCAATACGCTGACGACCTTAACATCGCAAGAGAGCAGAAGTCACAACTTGATGCTCAGCTTCGCGAACAACAAGCCCGCCATGAACAAGAAAACAAAGCCAATCAAGAGAAACTGCAATTACTCGAGCAAGCCGAAGTACGCCTGAAGCAACAGTTTGAACACCTTGCCAACCAACTGTTTGAAGAAAAAACCGCCAAAGTCGACCAACAAAACCGCCAAAGTTTAGAAGGCTTGCTCTCACCATTGAAAGAGCAGTTGGAAGGCTTTAAACGCCAAGTCAACGACAGCTTTACGGTCGAAGCCAAAGAGCGTCATACCCTGGTTCATGAGCTGAAAAACCTGCAACGTTTGAACGAACAAATGACCCGAGAGGCTGTGAATCTCACTCAGGCTCTGAAAGGGGACAACAAACAGCAAGGCAACTGGGGAGAGGTCGTGTTGGCGCGGGTGCTTGCCGAATCAGGCTTGCGAGAAGGGCATGAATATCAAACTCAGGTTAGCTTGCAAAATGAAGCGGGTAAACGTTATCAGCCGGATGTGATTGTTCACTTACCACAAGATAAGCAGGTGGTTGTTGACTCAAAAATGGCGCTCGTGGCTTACGAGCGTTACTTTAATGCAGAAACCGATGCTCAGCGAGAGAAAGCCCTAAGTGACCACTTACTTGCATTGAGAGCGCATATCAAGGGGTTATCGAACAAGGATTATCACCAGTTGAAAGGCATTCAGAGTCTCGACTACGTGCTGATGTTTATCCCTGTCGAGCCCGCTTTTCAGATCGCCATTCAAGCAGACCCAAGCTTGGTTAAAGAGGCAATGGAGCACAACATTATTTTGGTCAGCCCGACCACTTTGCTGGTGGCGCTTCGAACCATTGATAACTTGTGGCGCAATGAGCGACAAAATCAAAACGCGCAAGTGATTGCTGAGCGTGCCAGCAAGCTGTACGACAAACTGCGATTGTTTGTTGACGATATGGAGAGCTTGGGCGGCGCGCTTGATCGAGCCAACCAGAACTACCAAGGTGCGATGAACAAATTGGCTACCGGGCGCGGAAACGTCATTCGCCAAGCGGAGAGCTTCAAACAGTTAGGGGTGGAGGTCAAAAAACCGATCTCTAGCGCGCTCACTCAAATGGCTCAATATGAAGGGCTCACAGAAAATCGTGCATTGAATGAAAATGATTCTATCGTACAAAGACATCCGGATGAGGATAAAGTAAACTAA
- a CDS encoding DMT family transporter — MNERRALGLGLSAVLLWSTVATAFKLTLAEFTPIQMLTVASIVSALALMIICAATGKLKQLPRTFLSNPWYYLLLGVINPLAYYIILFKAYDLLPASQAQAINYSWAITLTLMAAVFLGQKIRKQDWVACTFSYLGVIVIATKGDVLGLNFDSPLGVGLALLSTLLWAGYWILNAKNKADPVVGVLLGFLVAIPFAIGLTLYEGASFSHITNKGWLAVTYVGLFEMGVTFVLWLSALKATQNTARISNLIFASPFISLMLLASIIGEEIHPATLFGLVLIITGLVIQQIKIGKKDRVQNDHSNAHNS; from the coding sequence ATGAACGAGCGCCGCGCTTTAGGATTAGGTTTATCTGCTGTACTACTCTGGTCAACAGTAGCGACTGCTTTTAAGCTCACGTTAGCCGAATTCACCCCGATTCAGATGTTAACCGTGGCGAGTATTGTCTCGGCACTGGCGCTGATGATTATCTGCGCGGCCACCGGTAAGCTGAAGCAATTACCCCGCACGTTTCTATCTAATCCTTGGTACTACCTGCTACTTGGTGTCATCAATCCGCTGGCTTACTACATCATATTGTTCAAAGCCTACGACCTTTTGCCTGCCTCACAAGCGCAAGCCATCAACTACAGCTGGGCGATCACCTTAACCTTAATGGCAGCGGTTTTCTTAGGGCAAAAGATTCGCAAACAGGATTGGGTCGCTTGTACGTTCAGCTATCTGGGCGTGATCGTTATCGCGACCAAAGGGGATGTGCTAGGTCTTAATTTTGACAGCCCATTAGGTGTTGGACTCGCGTTGCTATCTACGCTGCTTTGGGCTGGTTATTGGATCTTAAACGCGAAGAATAAAGCCGATCCGGTTGTTGGTGTGTTACTTGGCTTTTTGGTCGCCATTCCTTTTGCTATTGGCTTAACACTCTACGAAGGCGCAAGTTTTAGTCACATCACCAACAAAGGTTGGCTTGCGGTTACGTACGTCGGCTTGTTTGAAATGGGGGTGACGTTCGTCCTTTGGCTAAGTGCTCTAAAGGCCACGCAAAATACGGCGCGTATCAGTAACCTCATTTTCGCATCGCCCTTCATTTCGTTAATGCTGTTGGCTTCGATTATTGGTGAGGAAATCCACCCAGCAACGCTATTTGGACTGGTGCTGATTATCACAGGCTTGGTGATCCAGCAGATCAAAATCGGCAAAAAAGATCGCGTTCAAAACGACCACTCTAACGCACACAATAGCTAG
- a CDS encoding HDOD domain-containing protein, translating to MSQEALISRINELPRIESVLQELLEMVNRETIDFGELARKMSMDQVLLARVLRMANSAQFGGVKGIANINDAIVRIGIGAIRNLISSSILATTFPKLETLNIKDYWAGTFEVATIASTIAKDIKLDPNEAFTTGILHNIGELMIHALEPEKAVDIQQRVWNGENAAQVQREVLGTDAQQLGAVLAESWQFPNELVDAIANVNHPAKAVESKRLACLLYLARDIHQRWDNMLDEQEKQHYLTTSKAAIALHVSPTLASSIDAVRGQGSELAYQLF from the coding sequence ATGAGTCAAGAAGCGTTAATTTCCCGTATTAACGAACTACCCAGAATTGAAAGCGTCCTGCAAGAGTTACTCGAAATGGTCAATCGAGAGACGATCGACTTTGGCGAGTTAGCGCGCAAAATGTCGATGGATCAGGTGTTGTTGGCTCGTGTGTTGAGGATGGCGAACTCCGCACAGTTTGGCGGCGTGAAAGGCATCGCCAACATCAATGACGCCATTGTTCGAATTGGGATTGGCGCCATTCGTAACCTCATCTCTTCCTCGATTCTCGCGACAACCTTCCCTAAGCTCGAAACCCTCAATATCAAAGATTATTGGGCTGGTACCTTTGAAGTGGCGACAATTGCCAGCACCATTGCTAAAGACATCAAGCTGGACCCGAATGAAGCGTTTACCACAGGGATATTACACAACATTGGCGAGCTGATGATACATGCCTTGGAGCCAGAAAAAGCCGTCGATATTCAGCAAAGAGTGTGGAATGGGGAAAATGCCGCGCAGGTTCAACGTGAAGTATTAGGTACTGACGCGCAGCAACTGGGTGCCGTGCTTGCAGAGAGCTGGCAATTCCCCAATGAGCTGGTGGATGCCATCGCCAATGTTAACCACCCTGCGAAGGCGGTAGAGTCGAAACGTTTGGCATGTTTACTCTACTTAGCGCGAGACATTCACCAACGTTGGGACAACATGCTTGATGAGCAAGAGAAGCAGCACTACCTGACAACGAGCAAAGCCGCGATAGCACTGCATGTTTCTCCAACACTTGCGTCGAGTATTGATGCCGTTCGCGGTCAGGGCAGTGAACTGGCGTATCAACTTTTCTAG
- a CDS encoding NAD(P)/FAD-dependent oxidoreductase, whose product MAEKFDVVIIGAGAAGLMCAAEAGKRGRSVLLLDHAKKPGRKILIAGGGRCNFTNYDVTAKHYLCQNPHFVKSALAQYTNWDFISMIYKHGIEFEERDHGQLFCVGDYNSKDIVKMLLAECQLPSVEQRYQQDIHHIEQTESGFELHANTSVIECQSLVVATGGLSMPKLGATPFGYKIAEQFGLSIVPTTAGLVPFTLHKEDKEDFAELSGIAIPVELTAENNTVFKEALLFTHRGLSGPSVLQISSYWKPGETVTINLVPDVDMDELLSQNLEKHPNQSLKNTLAKVLPKRLVEVLIERKVLEDKPLKQFGVNQLKAISQTLQHWQIVPNGTEGYRTAEVTLGGVNTDHISSKTMECKQVKGLYFIGEVVDVTGWLGGYNFQWCWSSGFVAGQWV is encoded by the coding sequence ATGGCGGAAAAGTTTGATGTGGTCATTATTGGTGCGGGTGCGGCCGGTTTAATGTGCGCTGCAGAAGCAGGTAAACGAGGGCGCAGTGTGCTGCTGCTCGACCACGCCAAAAAGCCTGGTCGCAAAATCCTAATTGCGGGTGGCGGTCGTTGTAATTTCACCAACTACGATGTCACGGCTAAACACTACCTTTGTCAAAACCCACACTTCGTAAAATCCGCGTTGGCTCAATACACCAACTGGGACTTTATCTCGATGATCTACAAACATGGCATCGAGTTTGAAGAGCGCGATCATGGCCAGCTATTTTGCGTGGGCGATTACAACTCAAAAGACATCGTGAAGATGCTGCTTGCGGAGTGTCAGTTACCATCGGTAGAGCAGCGCTACCAGCAAGATATTCACCATATCGAACAGACAGAGTCAGGCTTTGAGCTGCACGCCAACACCAGCGTGATAGAGTGCCAGTCATTGGTTGTCGCTACGGGTGGCTTATCCATGCCCAAGCTAGGTGCGACACCATTTGGCTATAAGATTGCCGAGCAGTTTGGGTTGTCTATCGTCCCAACAACGGCCGGCTTGGTGCCGTTTACCTTGCACAAAGAAGACAAAGAAGATTTTGCTGAATTGTCCGGCATCGCGATTCCGGTCGAATTGACAGCAGAAAACAACACCGTCTTTAAAGAGGCTCTGTTGTTTACTCACCGTGGTTTATCAGGTCCTTCTGTTTTGCAGATATCTTCGTACTGGAAGCCGGGTGAGACGGTGACCATCAACCTGGTGCCTGACGTTGATATGGATGAGTTACTCAGTCAAAACTTGGAAAAACATCCGAATCAAAGTTTGAAGAATACGTTGGCTAAAGTCCTGCCGAAGCGACTGGTTGAGGTACTGATAGAACGTAAAGTACTAGAAGATAAGCCACTCAAGCAGTTTGGTGTGAATCAACTTAAAGCGATCAGCCAAACCTTACAGCATTGGCAGATTGTACCGAATGGTACCGAAGGTTACCGCACCGCCGAGGTGACGTTAGGTGGTGTGAATACCGATCATATCTCTTCAAAGACCATGGAGTGTAAGCAAGTTAAAGGGCTGTACTTTATCGGTGAGGTGGTGGACGTAACTGGTTGGTTGGGAGGCTATAACTTCCAGTGGTGTTGGAGTTCAGGTTTCGTAGCTGGCCAGTGGGTGTAA
- the uspB gene encoding universal stress protein UspB, with translation MINADTILFTLMLVTLVNLARYLTALRSLIYIMREAHPLLYQQVDGNGFFTTHGNVTKQVRLYHYLKSKEYHHHHDEVFTGKCERVRELFILSTSLLGVTLLAAFIL, from the coding sequence ATGATCAATGCAGACACAATTCTATTCACGCTAATGTTGGTGACTCTCGTCAATTTAGCCAGATACCTCACTGCGCTCCGTTCTCTTATTTACATCATGCGTGAAGCCCATCCGCTGTTATACCAGCAAGTTGATGGCAACGGTTTCTTCACCACGCACGGTAATGTCACCAAGCAAGTGCGCCTCTATCACTACCTAAAAAGCAAAGAGTATCACCATCATCATGATGAGGTATTTACGGGTAAATGTGAGCGAGTCAGAGAGTTGTTTATTTTGTCGACTTCCCTGCTAGGTGTTACGTTACTTGCGGCGTTCATTCTCTAA
- the ftnA gene encoding non-heme ferritin, translated as MLSQAMVEQLNEQINLEFFSSNLYLQMSAWCEDKGFEGAAEFLRAHAVEEMEHMQRLFTYVSETGAMPILGAIDAPKHEFSSLGEVFRETFEHEQMITQKINKLAHVAFTSQDYSTFNFLQWYVAEQHEEEKLFKGILDKLELVGEDGKALFFIDKDLAALAKEGSSSIMDASAE; from the coding sequence ATGCTTTCACAAGCAATGGTTGAACAATTGAATGAGCAAATTAATCTCGAATTTTTCTCATCCAATCTATACTTACAAATGAGTGCTTGGTGCGAAGACAAAGGTTTTGAAGGCGCGGCTGAATTTTTACGCGCACATGCCGTAGAAGAGATGGAGCACATGCAACGTCTATTTACGTATGTAAGTGAGACAGGCGCGATGCCAATCTTAGGTGCGATTGATGCGCCTAAGCATGAGTTCTCAAGCCTTGGCGAAGTATTTCGTGAAACGTTCGAGCATGAGCAAATGATCACTCAGAAGATTAACAAGCTCGCTCACGTGGCATTTACGTCTCAAGACTACTCAACTTTCAACTTCTTACAGTGGTACGTTGCTGAGCAGCACGAGGAAGAGAAGTTATTTAAAGGGATTTTAGATAAGCTAGAACTCGTTGGTGAAGATGGTAAAGCGCTATTCTTTATCGACAAAGATCTAGCCGCTCTAGCTAAAGAAGGCTCATCTTCTATCATGGATGCCTCTGCTGAATAA
- the uspA gene encoding universal stress protein UspA translates to MSYQHILVAVDLSEDSKLLIEKAVSLAKPLEAAVSFVHIDVNYAELYTGLIDINLAETQHQAVQASQAQLQEFADHANYPIKHTLVGSGDLGNELCETIQEFNIDLVVCGHHQDFWSKLLSSTRQLINCSPVDMLVVPLKD, encoded by the coding sequence ATGAGTTATCAACATATTTTGGTTGCCGTCGACCTCTCTGAAGACAGCAAACTTTTGATTGAAAAAGCCGTTTCTCTTGCCAAACCACTTGAAGCTGCCGTGTCGTTTGTGCATATCGATGTCAACTATGCTGAGCTCTACACTGGGCTGATTGATATCAACCTAGCCGAAACCCAGCATCAAGCAGTGCAAGCGTCTCAAGCGCAACTTCAAGAGTTTGCCGATCACGCCAATTACCCTATCAAACATACGCTAGTGGGCAGTGGTGATTTGGGTAATGAACTGTGTGAAACCATTCAAGAGTTCAACATTGATCTGGTGGTATGTGGTCATCACCAAGATTTTTGGAGTAAGTTGCTTTCCTCTACCCGACAATTAATCAATTGCTCTCCTGTCGATATGTTGGTCGTGCCACTTAAAGACTGA
- a CDS encoding carboxylate/amino acid/amine transporter: MGYLSAVTLLWAFSFSLIGVYLAGQVDSWFSVFIRVALASLVFLPFLRFKGIDRGLIAKLMTVGGFQLGLMYCFYYQSFLLLSVPEVLLFTVFTPIYVTLIYDLLKGRFSPWYLVTAIIAVAGAAFIKFAGINENFVLGFLVVQGANLCFAIGQVGYKYIMEKSPVDLPQHTVFGYFYLGALCVATIAFALMGNLDKLPTTQTQWGILIYLGLIASGLGYFAWNKGATMVNAGALAVMNNALVPAGLIVNILIWNRDVDLVRLTIGGAIIMLSLWVNETWVKRKVEQSYQSA; encoded by the coding sequence ATGGGTTATCTCTCTGCCGTCACCCTTTTATGGGCATTCTCGTTTAGCTTGATCGGCGTTTACCTCGCCGGTCAGGTTGACTCTTGGTTCTCGGTCTTTATCCGTGTCGCACTCGCCAGCCTAGTGTTCTTACCTTTCCTACGTTTTAAAGGTATCGACCGTGGGCTCATTGCAAAACTGATGACCGTTGGTGGTTTTCAGCTTGGCTTGATGTACTGCTTCTACTACCAATCTTTCTTACTGCTTTCCGTTCCAGAAGTCCTTTTGTTTACCGTCTTCACGCCAATCTATGTCACCTTGATTTATGATCTTTTAAAAGGACGATTTTCACCGTGGTACTTAGTGACTGCGATAATTGCCGTGGCGGGCGCAGCTTTCATTAAGTTTGCTGGAATCAATGAAAACTTCGTGCTGGGCTTCTTAGTGGTTCAAGGGGCGAACCTGTGCTTCGCCATTGGCCAAGTGGGCTACAAATACATCATGGAGAAAAGCCCAGTTGACCTGCCACAACATACGGTGTTTGGCTATTTCTACTTGGGTGCGCTCTGCGTAGCAACGATCGCCTTTGCCTTGATGGGCAACCTAGATAAGCTTCCGACCACTCAAACACAATGGGGAATCTTGATCTACTTGGGCTTGATCGCGTCAGGCTTGGGCTACTTTGCGTGGAACAAAGGCGCCACCATGGTTAATGCAGGGGCACTGGCAGTCATGAACAATGCACTGGTTCCTGCAGGCTTAATCGTGAATATTCTGATCTGGAATCGAGATGTCGACCTAGTTCGACTCACCATTGGCGGCGCGATCATCATGTTATCGTTGTGGGTCAACGAAACCTGGGTCAAAAGAAAGGTTGAACAAAGCTATCAATCGGCATAA
- a CDS encoding class I SAM-dependent methyltransferase has product MQLQLICQSPDQNEQLERIAQRWGLEHSPQSQFALVLTAERLELRKVDEPKLGAIYVDLIGGAVGHRRKFGGGKGQAIAKAAGLNKGATPHVLDGTAGLGRDAFVLASLGCKVQMVERHPVVAALLDDGLTRAQQDPEIGTWVSERMSLIHASSHTALQDLVNDKSFVRPDVVYLDPMYPHPENKKKSALVKKEMRVFQSLVGADLDADGLLAPALELATKRVVVKRPDYANWLDEQRPAMAIETKKNRFDVYVKASMT; this is encoded by the coding sequence GTGCAGTTACAACTTATTTGTCAATCTCCAGACCAGAATGAACAGCTTGAGCGCATCGCTCAGCGTTGGGGATTAGAGCACAGCCCGCAAAGCCAGTTTGCTTTAGTGCTTACCGCAGAGCGTCTTGAGCTGCGCAAAGTCGACGAGCCTAAGCTAGGCGCCATTTACGTTGACTTGATTGGCGGTGCGGTAGGTCATCGACGTAAATTCGGTGGCGGCAAGGGGCAAGCTATTGCGAAGGCGGCGGGGCTCAACAAAGGGGCGACCCCTCATGTATTGGACGGCACGGCGGGGCTTGGGCGCGATGCCTTTGTATTGGCTTCGCTAGGGTGCAAAGTACAAATGGTTGAGCGCCACCCTGTGGTTGCGGCTTTGCTTGATGATGGGCTGACTCGTGCTCAGCAAGATCCAGAGATCGGTACCTGGGTAAGTGAGCGTATGTCTTTGATCCATGCCTCTAGCCATACTGCGTTGCAAGACCTTGTGAACGACAAGTCCTTTGTTAGACCCGATGTCGTCTACTTGGATCCAATGTACCCTCATCCTGAGAACAAAAAGAAAAGTGCGTTAGTGAAGAAAGAGATGCGAGTATTTCAATCTTTAGTCGGCGCAGACTTGGATGCGGATGGTCTGTTAGCACCTGCACTTGAACTGGCAACGAAGCGAGTGGTGGTGAAGCGTCCTGACTACGCAAACTGGCTTGATGAACAGCGCCCGGCGATGGCGATTGAAACGAAAAAAAATCGTTTTGATGTTTATGTCAAAGCATCAATGACTTAG
- a CDS encoding EAL domain-containing protein yields the protein MRFSLILLAVFLSSSIYAKDTDVLVVHSYHQGFFWTDSFQEGLENALKDSGISTRVVYLDTKRNQSQEYLDLLLDLYITKFGQEQFQAVVVSDNNALNLMNRLGEQLGSTPVVFGGINNYDPSLHSNLTATGLIEDIDLYSNISLIERLQPNVESIYVISDHSVTGEAVRQQVGKFIDTYPNYRNKITQLVPESYDQLLDTLSELNAKSAALFWVYYRDKNGHVISDKQLWKELNLRSAAPVYMVHDLGLGYGAVGGVIQSGLVHGLQTGEMLREIIERGELPKVRVGTPEIKLDYVAVKKWGLGAEDVAASMFFNKPQSFADRYQSELNLAASLVSVLLIIILVLVYYLSRLKRSEQLATESQMLTEMVFDQSYHFIGVLDSKGGVTSSNRKLQELLYSQDFSQDLPIWQHRYWQEDAVAQFKRFLDEKQAETVTQFEAEIWHEELGALVLEVSLKPIPSGVESARYLLEAKDITTRKITEERLYQREANLSHYYDQQPVMMVTLDDQNRIQQVNQFAEQLLGYTPDQILGHRLREFYLHEDALIPRQVLLQPKQVMKGVWRREIEYRHADGQVLWIRENIRPLVESGHLLIVGEDITETRKLSDQLAYQARHDLLTGTFSRNFFEKELTKALKEVESYTRTHAMLYLDLDQLKVLNDTAGHEAGDEAIKFCARTLEEVLPYNTVLARMGGDEFAILLKDCTELDAKKLAKMIIDNLGEQPFVWQDIRLSLNCSIGIRLIDHTASSPQMVHAQADTACHVAKEEGRNRYSLYCLDDQELRRREQEMESVNLVHDALANQRIELFAQRIIALDNDDKGMHFEILVRIRDVNGDYISPGIFMPASERYNIAHLIDREVVSQTLDWFGANPAALENLSQVAINLSGHSMGNQEFIQFLLNKLKDSAVPCNKVCLEITETAAMSNMKQAIEFFSQLKALGCLIALDDFGSGLSSFGYLKKLPVDIVKIDGIFVRDIDVNEMDHLMVRSINDLAKQMGKRTVAEFVENTRIIDQLMELGVDYAQGYIIGKPKPLPTLVEELIDENRVSAQS from the coding sequence GTGCGCTTTAGTCTGATTCTTCTAGCGGTATTTCTATCTTCTTCGATTTATGCGAAAGACACTGACGTACTGGTCGTTCACTCATACCATCAAGGATTTTTCTGGACCGACAGTTTTCAAGAAGGTCTAGAGAACGCTCTAAAAGATTCAGGGATTTCCACCCGAGTCGTCTACCTCGATACCAAACGTAATCAAAGCCAAGAGTACCTCGACTTGCTGCTTGATCTGTATATCACCAAATTTGGCCAAGAACAGTTTCAAGCGGTTGTGGTAAGCGATAACAATGCGCTCAACCTTATGAATCGTTTGGGGGAGCAGCTGGGTAGTACGCCGGTAGTCTTTGGCGGAATCAACAACTATGACCCCAGTCTGCATAGTAATTTAACCGCAACGGGGCTGATTGAAGACATTGACCTCTACAGCAACATTTCGCTTATTGAGCGTCTGCAACCTAATGTCGAGTCGATTTATGTGATTAGCGATCATTCCGTAACAGGCGAGGCGGTGAGACAACAAGTGGGAAAGTTCATTGATACTTACCCTAATTACCGCAACAAAATTACTCAGTTGGTCCCAGAAAGTTACGATCAATTACTTGATACGCTTAGCGAGCTAAACGCAAAGAGTGCCGCACTGTTTTGGGTCTACTACCGTGACAAAAATGGCCACGTGATTTCCGACAAGCAACTTTGGAAAGAACTGAATCTACGTTCAGCAGCCCCCGTTTATATGGTTCATGATCTCGGGCTAGGTTATGGTGCGGTCGGCGGTGTCATACAAAGTGGTTTGGTCCATGGGTTGCAAACAGGGGAAATGCTCAGAGAAATTATTGAGCGCGGAGAATTGCCTAAGGTTCGAGTTGGTACGCCAGAGATCAAGTTAGATTACGTTGCTGTAAAGAAATGGGGACTTGGGGCAGAAGACGTGGCGGCGTCGATGTTTTTTAATAAACCTCAATCGTTTGCCGATCGCTACCAAAGTGAACTTAATCTAGCAGCCAGTCTGGTTTCAGTGTTGCTTATCATCATTTTGGTGTTGGTGTACTACCTGAGCCGATTAAAGCGCAGTGAACAGTTGGCGACGGAAAGCCAAATGCTGACTGAAATGGTGTTTGACCAAAGCTACCACTTTATTGGTGTGCTCGATTCAAAGGGAGGCGTGACATCAAGCAACCGTAAGTTGCAAGAGTTGCTTTACAGTCAGGATTTCAGCCAAGACTTGCCCATTTGGCAACATCGTTACTGGCAAGAAGACGCCGTTGCTCAGTTCAAACGCTTCTTAGATGAAAAGCAAGCCGAGACGGTAACCCAATTTGAGGCAGAAATCTGGCATGAAGAGCTGGGCGCGTTAGTTCTTGAAGTCTCTCTCAAACCGATCCCGTCAGGCGTAGAGTCCGCGCGTTACTTACTTGAAGCCAAAGACATTACTACTCGGAAAATTACCGAAGAGCGTTTGTATCAACGTGAGGCTAACTTGAGTCATTATTACGACCAACAGCCGGTGATGATGGTGACGCTCGATGACCAAAACCGCATCCAACAAGTGAATCAATTTGCTGAACAGTTGCTTGGTTACACGCCAGACCAAATTTTAGGTCATCGCTTGAGAGAGTTTTATCTGCATGAGGATGCGCTTATTCCGCGTCAGGTACTGCTGCAACCTAAACAAGTGATGAAAGGGGTCTGGCGACGTGAGATTGAGTATCGCCACGCAGACGGACAAGTGTTGTGGATTCGCGAAAATATCCGTCCTTTGGTCGAGTCGGGGCATTTACTCATTGTCGGAGAGGACATCACCGAGACGCGCAAACTGTCCGATCAATTGGCGTATCAAGCCAGACATGATCTTCTAACCGGCACTTTTAGTCGCAACTTTTTCGAAAAAGAGCTCACCAAAGCACTTAAGGAAGTGGAAAGCTATACGCGCACTCACGCAATGCTGTATCTCGATCTTGACCAGCTTAAGGTATTAAACGACACCGCAGGTCATGAAGCAGGGGACGAAGCGATCAAATTCTGTGCGCGAACGCTGGAAGAAGTCTTGCCTTACAACACTGTCTTAGCTCGGATGGGAGGCGATGAGTTCGCCATTCTTCTCAAAGATTGTACTGAGTTAGACGCGAAGAAACTGGCGAAAATGATCATCGATAATCTGGGTGAGCAACCTTTCGTCTGGCAAGACATCCGATTAAGCCTCAACTGTTCCATTGGTATTCGATTGATTGACCATACTGCTTCTTCACCGCAAATGGTCCATGCACAAGCGGATACCGCGTGTCATGTCGCGAAGGAAGAAGGGCGCAATCGCTACAGCTTATACTGCCTTGATGATCAAGAGCTGCGCCGCCGTGAGCAAGAAATGGAGAGCGTGAACTTAGTACATGATGCTCTTGCTAACCAACGCATTGAGCTGTTCGCCCAGCGCATTATTGCCTTAGACAACGATGACAAAGGCATGCACTTTGAAATCTTGGTTAGGATTCGTGATGTGAATGGAGATTACATCTCACCGGGTATCTTTATGCCTGCATCTGAGCGTTACAACATTGCGCATTTGATCGACCGAGAAGTGGTAAGCCAAACCTTGGATTGGTTTGGCGCGAACCCTGCTGCACTGGAAAATCTCAGTCAGGTTGCGATCAACCTGTCTGGTCATTCAATGGGTAATCAAGAGTTCATCCAGTTTTTGCTCAACAAGCTAAAAGATAGCGCGGTGCCGTGTAACAAGGTCTGCTTAGAAATTACCGAAACCGCGGCCATGAGCAACATGAAGCAAGCCATCGAATTCTTTAGCCAGTTAAAAGCACTGGGGTGTTTGATCGCTTTGGATGACTTTGGCTCAGGACTCTCTTCGTTTGGCTACCTGAAAAAATTGCCTGTCGATATTGTGAAAATAGACGGCATCTTTGTTCGCGATATCGATGTCAATGAGATGGACCATTTGATGGTGCGTTCAATCAATGATTTGGCGAAACAAATGGGTAAGCGAACCGTGGCTGAGTTTGTCGAGAACACGCGCATTATTGACCAATTGATGGAGCTTGGCGTGGATTACGCGCAAGGTTACATTATCGGTAAACCTAAACCCCTGCCGACGCTGGTGGAGGAGTTGATCGATGAGAATAGGGTTAGTGCCCAATCTTAA